The bacterium genome contains the following window.
CAAATCGTTGATCGCTTACCGCCATTTTGCAAACAACGCAAATATCTTCCCGTTGCAACGGCTCCGGTTTCGGTTGAGGTTTACAACCAAGCATCGAGATACAGATTAAGGCGGAGAAAATTACTCTCGTATACATTACACCTCCTCGAAGGGATGAATCGATGTGCGATAGAGTTGTTCCAGTTTTTCTGCAAACCGATTCCGTTCGATGTTGTTGGTTTGTTCGACTCCCAGCAGGTCTGCGCGAGTTGTCTGTCCCACAATATGTCCCTGCGCTATCAGCATAATTCGGTCGGCGGTCGTTTCTACATCGAGCAAATCGTGAGTGCAGAGCAAAATGGTTTTACCGCGATTTCGTTCTGAAACAATCCGGGCACGCACTTTTGCCGCAGCATCGGGATCGAGCGCAGCGGTCGGTTCATCGAGTAGTAAAATCGGTGCATCGGTCAAGGTGGCAATCGCAAAACTCAATTGCTGTTGCATCCCGGTCGAGTAACCGGCAATCGGTCGATCCAATGCGCCGATGGGAAAGAACCGCGCAAGCTCTGTCAGCGGTAGTTCGGCAGATACCGCAAGCAATTTCGCATAGTGGGATAAAACCTCGCGCCCGGTCGCGCGATACTTCTGGATCGTTGTTTGGGGGAGGTAACCGGTTTGTTGGCGGACTATCTGTGATGACCATGTCTGCTTTACGTCATCGAAAAGTAAT
Protein-coding sequences here:
- a CDS encoding ATP-binding cassette domain-containing protein; translated protein: MKLEIRNLTKRFGAVVAVEYLSLQAMPGEVVAILGPNGSGKSTLLKLLACLLQPNEGELLFDDVKQTWSSQIVRQQTGYLPQTTIQKYRATGREVLSHYAKLLAVSAELPLTELARFFPIGALDRPIAGYSTGMQQQLSFAIATLTDAPILLLDEPTAALDPDAAAKVRARIVSERNRGKTILLCTHDLLDVETTADRIMLIAQGHIVGQTTRADLLGVEQTNNIERNRFAEKLEQLYRTSIHPFEEV